The following is a genomic window from Synechococcus sp. JA-2-3B'a(2-13).
GGGGGATGGACACCTGGGCCGACAGGGGGATCTGATCCCACTGGGGGAGTGTCTCCTCCGCCGGGGCTGGCGGCTCGATGGGATCGTCAAACAGGCTGGGCTGAAGCTCCGGCGGTTTTTTCTTGGCAGCCATTGCAAGTCGAGGTTTCCTTGTGCAGCGATCTTCGATTGCTCCCCCGCCCTTGTCAAGCTCAAGGCCAACCTGCCGGCAGGGGAGAACCTTTACTCCTTGTTAAACTGAGAAAACGAAAACTTGCGCCGGCCTTAGCTCGTCTCTACTCCCTGAGCCTGCCATGCTGCTTTTGTCCAAAGAACTGCCCAACCTGAACTACCGTCATACTCTACAGCGCTTCGACGAGGATTGGCGGGATCCCCTCTCTGCCCTGTTGGGTTGGGGTCGGGCTGCCGGTGCCGATTTGGTGGAGATTTTTCTAGAACGGGGCAATTCCATCAGTTGCCTGGCCGAAGATGACGCCATCACCAGCATCACCCCACGGCTCTCCACCGGGGCCGGCGTGCGGGTGTTTCGCGGCTTGGCCGACTGCTACGTCAGCACCAACGATCTGTCCTTTGCCGGTCTCAAGGCTGCTCTGGAGAAGGGCCTTTCGCTGATGGGCCTCACCCCTCCCGGCCCCACAGCGCTGGTTTCTGCCATCAACCTGGAGATGCTGCAGGACTACGGCGAGCGTCGCCGCAAAGATGGCTGGTTGAAGGAATGTAGCCCCATTGCGGAGATGGGGGAGATCCTGCTCAAAGCCAACGAGCAACTGGGTCGCCAAGCCCGCCATGTGCAGTCCCGCCGCACCACCTATTTCCGCGATTGGCAAGAGATTCTGGTGGCCTGCAGCGATGGCACCTTTGTGCGGGATGTGCGCCTCACCCAATCCGTGAGCTCTACGCTGCTCTGTGCCGATGGATCCCATCGCGCCTCTGTCAGTCAACGCTCCGGCGGTACGGGGGATCCCAACTTTTTGCGCCGTTGGGATCTGGAGGCCCACAGCCGGGAGCTGGCAGAAGCTGCCGGCCAGATGCTCTATGCCGACTATGTGGAATCCGGCACCTACCCGATTGTGATGTCCAACGCCTTTGGCGGCGTCATTTTCCACGAAGCCTGCGGGCATCTGTTGGAAACCACCCAGATTGAGCGCAAAACCACTCCCTTTGCCGACAAAAAAGGCCAGAAAATTGCCCACAAAAACCTCACCGCCTGGGATGAAGGTCTCTCTGAAGGGGCCTTTGGCAGCCTGGATGTGGATGACGAGGGGATGCCCGTCCAGCGCACTCTGCTGATCGAGAAGGGCATTTTGAAAAACTTCTTGGCGGATCGGGCTGGCTCAATGCGCACCGGCCACCCTCGCACCGGCAGCGGTCGCCGACAGAACTACACCTTTGCCCCCGCCAGCCGTATGCGCAATACCTACATTGCCCCCGGAGATGCAGAACTGGACGATCTTTTTGCTTCTATCGACAAAGGCATTTACTGCAAGCGTATGGGGGGAGGGAGCGTCGGCCCCACTGGGCAATTTAACTTCGCCGTCGAAGAAGCCTATCTCATCGAAAACGGCAAGATTACCAAACCCCTCAAGGGAGCCACCCTGATCGGAGAAGCCAAAGACATCTTGACCAAAATCTCCATGTGTTCCAAAGACCTCAGCTTGGCAGCTGGGTTCTGTGGCTCCGTCAGCGGCAGCATTTATGTGACGGTGGGGCAGCCTCACATCAAGGTAGATTCCATTACCGTGGGCGGTCGCTAATTCCAGGGATCCACCTCGACATGGCCTATGACAACGTCTGCAAATATCTGGCCGAGCGTTTCCCAGAGCAGTTTGCCCGCTGGCTCATGGGAGAAGTGGCTCGGCTCCGACTCTATCGGAGGTATCCTCACCTATCGGTGCAGCAGGTGGTCAAGGTGCTCCGCACCGCTAACGCGATTGACTTGCGCAAAACGGGGTCGGAGGGAGTTTTCCAGACCTCTTTTCGTCTAGAGAGGCTGAGCCATGAGTTCGATGTTGTCCGCCTGTGGGAATGCGATTTGAGGGCCGGAGCGGATCGGCAAGCCCTGCTACCGTTTCGGGTTCTAAGCCAGGTGGAAGATCCAGCAGAAACCTTGCGAGAGGTGGTCAGTGAGCTAGAGAGCTTGGCAGACCCCAGTGAGAGAAGGGAATTGGCAGCCGCAACAGCCGTCTTGGCGGGACTAGGTCGTGTTGATCTTATGTTAGGATAGAGGGAATAATTTATAGAGGAAAGAGGATGAAGTTGGTTTTTTTAGATGAAAACAAATGGCAGAAGATATTGGCTTTTTTACAGACAGAAGAGAGAGTTAACATTGGGAAAGAAGCAAACTGCAAACAGTTTATTGAAGCAGTTCTTTGGATAGCCCGTTCCGGTGCTCCTTGGCGCTACCTCCCAGAAGGATATGGCAAATGGTACACCATCTATCAAAGATTCCACCGGTGGAGTCGTTTTGGAGTGTGGGAACGGATGTTCAAGTATTTTATTGACGACCCTGATTTAGAGCATCTCATTATTGATTCAACCATGGTTCGAGCGCACTCCTGTGCTGCCGGAAAAAAGGGGAGCAAGCTTTGGGGAGAAGCCGAGGCGGATACAGCACCAAGATTCATGTGAGTGTAGATGGGTTGGGAAATCCGCTGGAATTGAGAATAACTGGCGGGGAAAAGAGCGATATTACTCAAGGGGAAGAATTGATAGAGGGCTGGCAGAGAAAGGATACCAAAGTAATTGGGGATAAAGGATATGATGCGGATAAGTTGATTGAGAAGATAGGGGAAGCTCAAGCGGTTATTCCGCCTAAAAGGAATAGAAAGACGCAGCGGCATTATGACAAGCATCTGTATAAAGAGAGGCATTTAATCGAATGCTTTTTTCATAAGTTAAAGCAGTACCGGCATCTATTTTCTCGTTTTGACAAATTGGCCAGGAACTTCTTGAGTTTTCTCTATCTCGTCAGTGCTCTCTTTTGGCTCAAATGAAAGATCAACACAACCTAGCATTGGATCGGGGTTTGATTCGACAAATCATGAGGTCTTTGGATATGAGGGAATCGGTGATCTACCAAGAGTGGCGGGCAGAAGCTCTGCGAGAGGGGCTGGAAGAAGGGCGCAAAGAAGGACGCAGAGAAGGACTACAACTGGGCCTGCAACAAGGGCTACAACAAGGATTGCAACAAGGATTACAACAGGGATTGCAACACGGGGAAGCAACGCTGGTTTTGCGGCTGCTCAGGCGGAAGTTGGGATCCCTTGACCCGGCCCTTGAGAATAAGATTTGGGCTTTGTCAACGTCACAACTGGAGGCGCTGGGGGAAGCTCTGTTGGACTTCAACAGCTTGGAGGATTTAACTGCCTGGCTAGCCCGTCAGCTAGAAACCGCAGGAGCCCCGCTCTCTGCCCACAGGGCAAGGGTCGGGAGGAATGTGAGTAAAATGCAATAAGGCTATGACCCAAGTCCTGACCGTTTCTTGCAAGCTCAAGGTGTCCCAGTCGCAAGCCGCCAAATTGGACGAGACATTGGATGCTTTGTCGCTACGCGACGCTAACGCGAACGGCCAAGCCTTGAACTGGGTCAACCAAAACACACCCGAGAAAGTCGTCAACCCACTGAAACTCCAATCCCTGTGCTACTACGAAATCCGTGCCCGTTTCGGCTTGTCCAGTAATTTGGCAAGGACTACGTCCCGCTTACGCGACCAACAGATATGCAGACGGGTAGCGTCTGCTCGCAAGGTGGCACAACAGAAAAACCGCCCGGTCAAAGCGTTGTCGCTACGCGACGCTAACGCGAACAAGGGTGGCTTCGCTACCTACGACGCTCGTATCTTTTCGTTTCGCGAGAAAGACTGGACGGTGTCGCTCACCACGGTGGAGGGTCGAGAACGCTTTGAGCTGGCGATTGGTCATTACCAGAGAGAACAGTTGGCAGGCTCCAATCCCAAAAAGACCTCCGGTCCGCTGACGCGAACGGCCACTCTGGTCAAGCGCAAAGACGGTTCCTACTCCATCCAGATTTGCGTGGAAGCAAAGTTACCGGAACAGCAGAACACCGCTCAGGTGGTAGGCGTGGACTTGGGAAGGACAGATATTGCCCATACGTCAGAGGGGGACAACTGGAATGGACAGCAGTTGAACAGAGTCCGAGACCACTACTCCCGGTTGAGGGCGGTACTCCAACGCAAAGCCAGTAAGGGCACACGCAGTTCGCGGCGCAGATGCAGAGAACTGTTGCAACGGCTGTCTGGTAAGGAGAGACGCTTTCAGTCGCGTCAGCGTTGCGTAGCAAAAACGTGGGTCAATCATCGCATCTCTAAAGCTATTGTTTCTAGGGCAAAGGCCACAAATAGCGCTATTGCTTTAGAGGACTTGACAGGGATACGGGAGCGTATCAACCAACAACCCCGCAGCAAAGCCGAGCGGCGCAGGGCCAACAGTTGGGCGTTCTACCAACTGAGGCAGTTTCTGGAATACAAGGCGAGAGTTGCAGGGGTTTCTCTAATCCTTGTTCCGCCTGCTTATACCTCGCAGACCTGTCACAAGTGTTTGCACATCCATCCCGACCCTGCGCAATCCTGTCGCGTCAGCGTTGCGTAGCAAAATCGCAGTGGGAAGCAGTTTAAGTGTGGGCACTGTGGATGGGAAGGGGATGCGGACTGGAATGGGGCCAACATGATTGCCAAACTTGGGGCTGCTGTAAACCAGCCTAGAGGTCCGTGGTTGGCTTGCCAACTACAGGGCTACCGAAAGCCTGCACTCTTTCGCTTTAGCGGTGCGGAGCGCTCTGCGTCAGCATGAGTGCGGGTAGTTTACTAGAGGCGCTGGATGGCAACAGGAACTTGGGGAGTGGCAATGGTGCAAGTCGAGGTGTTGGCAGAACAGACACAAAGCTGTGCCCGGCGGCTGGGGATCCCTCAGTTTGATCTCTACGGGGCTCAAGTGGATGAAACCAGCGTGCAGGTAGATCATGGGGAACCTCGCCAGGTCAAGGCTTCCCACCGCTGCAGCGTGACGGTGCGGGCCTGGAACGACCAAGGGCAGGTGGGAGTAACTTCCACCACCGATGTGGATGAGGCGGGGCTGGAACTGGCCCTGCAAACGGCCTTTGAAGCCAGCCATTTTGGCGTGCGGGAACATGCCCCTCAATTCAGCCCGGAAGCCACTCTGCCCATTGCCCAGCCTTGTAACGACAAAGGGCCGTTGGCTTTGGCTGGCGACTTGTTGGAACAGTTGGTGGCTGCTGAAAAGGCACTCCTGGGATCCCATCCCGCCATTCAGGGGGTGCCCTACAACGGCCTAGCGCAGCGGCAAATCAACCGCTTCTACCTCAACAGCCACCAAGCCCTGCGACAAGAGGAGCATACCCTCGCTTCGGTTTTTCTCTACAGCAAGGCAGAGCAAGAAGGTCGCAAACCCCGCAGCGCCGGAGCCATGCGAGTGGCTCGCAGCCTGGATGAGTTGGATATCCAGGGTTGTGTGCAGGAAGCTGCTGAGAAACTGATTAGCCATCTGGAGTACGAGCGGATCCCTTCTGGAAAATACACAGTGGTCTTTTCAGGAGAAGCCTTTTTGAGTTTGTTGGGCGCCTTCTCCAATGTGTTCAATGCCCAAAACATTTTGGACAACCAAAGCCTGTCCACCCCAGAATCCCTGGGCAAGACCATTGCCTCACCTCTTCTGTCGGTGTGTGACGATGCCCTGCACCCGACCAATGTGGGAGCGATCAGCTTTGATGGAGAAGGCACCCCCACCCGCCGTGTCCCTCTCATCACCAATGGGGTCTTGACCCACTTTTTGCACAGCGCCGGTACGGCTAAGCGCCTAGGAGCCAAGCCCACTGGCCATGCCAACATCGGCGCCAAGGTCACAGTTGCCGCCCACTACTACCATGTATTTGCCGGGGCACCGCCGGAGAGCACCTATGACTTGGCTACGGCTGAAAATGTAGTTTGGATCGATGAGCTGCAAGCGCTTCATGCCGGCGTTAAGCCCCTACAGGGATCCTTCTCGCTGCCGTTTCAGGGGTGGTGGGTACGCCAAGGAGAACGCATCAGCATCGAAGCGGCCACGGTGGCCGGAGACTTCCTGGAGCTGTTGAAGTCGATTTTCTACGTCGAGCCCGAGCCGCAAGTCACACCGGGTGGGCTGTGTCCCCGCATCTGGGTTGCCGATCTCTCCATTACCGGGCAATAACCTCACTTCAAACTCATGCAACTGACCCGCATCGACCTCAACAGTTGGCTCATCCACACCCGGGAGCAAACCTTCCTATTGGATCCGTGGCTGGTGGATCCCCTGGTGTTTCTGGGGATCCCCTGGTTCATCCGCCTGGAGCACCGCCAGCCGCTCCCTTTTACGCCGGAGACCTTGCCCAAAATCGACGGGATCCTCCTCAGCCAAGCCCAGCCGGATCACTGCCACCCACCAACGTTGCAGCGCCTGGATAAGCGGATCCCCGTTTTGGCCTCGCCGGCTGCAGCCAGAGTCGTGAAGAGTCTAGGATTTGCAACGGTTCAGGCTCTGGATCCCTGGCAGTCTGTTCGCTGGGGGGATCTGCGGGTCACGGCCATTCCCGGTGCGCCCCTAGGGCCTGTCCGTGAGCTGGGCTATCTGCTGGAAGAGGTGCCCTCTCAGACACGGCTTTACTACGAGCCTCATCTTTCCCAACCGGATGTCCGCCCGCGGCTGCAGCAGGAGTTTGGCTCCATCCATACCCTACTGATTCCGGTGGTGGGGCAGATCTTTCCCCTCTTGGGAGAGGTGATCATGGGGCCAGAGCGGGCCCTGGAGGTGGTGGCAGCCCTACGCCCCCAGCAGGTGATCCCTACGGCGATGGGAGAGGTGGACTACCACGGGTGGTTTGCCGCCCAGATCCGCCCCTTGGGCAGCCTGCAGGAGTTTCGAGAAAAGCTGGCAGCCTTGAATGCCGCCACGTCCCAATCCATCCAGTTGTGTTGCCCCGCCCCTGGGGAAACGGTGTCTCTTTCTGTCGTGGCCAAGACATGAGCCTTCCTTCCCAAGCCCCGCCTAGCGCCGATCTGGTGGCCATCTTGCGGGCAGATTACGCTCGCTTTCCCCGGGATCAGACCTATGCGATCTACGACCCGCAGGTTTACTTCCGGGATCCCCTCAACGAGTTTCGCGGCTTGGATCGCTATCGCCGCATGATCGAGGGGATAGGGCGTTGGCTACAGGATATCCGTCTCGATCTGCAGGATATTCGGCAAACCGGCAACCAGATCCGCACCGAGTGGATCCTGAGCGGTGCTTTGGCTTTGCCTTGGCGTCCCCGCCTGTGCATCCCCGGCTGGACAGAGATGCAGATCAATGAGACGGGGTTGATCGGATCCCATGTTGATTACTGGCGGTGCTCTCGCCGGCAAGTGTTGCTGCAAATGTTTCGGCCTGGGGATCCCAAAGGATCCCGTTAATAGCTTCCATCCTTTGCTAGGATCACAAAGCTGACTTTTTAGCCCTCCTGGAAAGTCGCCCCTGTTCTCAATCTGGAGAGATGGCCGAGTGGTCGAAGGCGCAGCACTGGAAATGCTGTGTGGGGCAACTCACCGTGGGTTCGAATCCCACTCTCTCCGCTGGAACTTGTTTGTCAGAGCAACTCACCGTGGGTAAGGCCATCCGGCCCGCTGGCGCGACCGAATCCTACTCTCTCCGTAATCCGATAACGTCCACTGAAGTCCAGAAAGCTCTTACCCAGCAAGGCTTCTGGGCTTTTTAGTGTCCACGATAGACCGGGGAAACCCACTGTAATCCAGGCTAAAGTGGGACACAATAGGGGATATAACAGACGGGGTGGGACATGGCCCTGTCAGAGATGGCCATTCGGAATGCCAAACTCAAGGACAAGCCGTACCAGTTGCCGAATAGAGAAGCAAGGCCATCCTGCCTGCCGAAGTTTTTGCCGAACCAGCTGACTATAGACTATAGACTAACGGCCAACCGTAGGACGATGCCGACAAGAGCTACGGTGGCAGCTCCAATCAAGGCAAAAGCCAGGTTAACCACTTGGGCGCTAGCCTTTTGATAGGTGTCAATTCGTTCTAGGATCACCCGGTTTTCTATCCCCTGCTCGGCCCAACGTCTCTCCTGCTCGGCCCAACGTCTCTCCTGCTCAGCCCAACGTCTTTCCTGCTCGGCCCAGCGCTTTGCTTGATCGGCTGCCAGGGCTTCTAGCCGCTCGTTGGTTCTGGAGACATCCTGCCGTAGTCCTTCCACATCCTGTCGGATCTCTTCCACATCTTGCCGGATCTCTTCAATAACACTCAACACATCCCTGAGGGTGGGTTCACCGGCGGGCATCATAGAGCTGCAACCTCACTGAACAGCAAACGGTCTGAGCTCGCTAGATCAACTCGCTCACCGGGAAGCGATCCAGCATTTTTTGGGCTTGACGGGCATTTTCCCGTAACTCCGCCGGCAGATGGGGAACATAAGGGATCTGAGAAAGCAAATCCAGCGTGCGGCGGATCAGGCGCACCAAGTCTCCGGCATCTAGGTTGGTGCTGGCTTCTAGGGTTTCCCAAGGGATCCCTTGCGCCCAATGTTCGACGATCCCAGCCAAGCTGGGCTCAAACCCAATCGGCACATGAAACACCTGGTGTTGCCGTTGGCTGCGGAACAGCTGCCGCCGTAAACCCCGCAATCCGTGCAGCACATCCTCCACCAGCCCCGAGGTGCGCAGCCGGCTGTAGGTACCTGAACGGGGAGCCTCTGAGACCAAGGCAGCCACAACTCCGGCCAAATGATGGGGAGCACAGCCCTGACACTCACCCGAGAGCAGAGCCAGCGCCAGCCAGAGCTCGTTATCCCCCCGCAGCGCGGCCACCACCTCTCCGCTATCGGTAGGTTGATACTCTTGCAGACAGTTGAAATCCTGCAACACCCCCACCAAGGCCATAAATTGCTGCCAGCGCAACTCCTGCACGGAATCGCTTTGCCGCTCCAGGTGCTCGAGGCGCTTGAGCAAGCGCTGGCGTTTTTCTCGCAAACCCAGCAATTTTTTCCCCACTTGGTGAGCGGGGTTCTCTCGGATTTGAGCTTCTAGGGCACGGATTTTTTCCTCTTGGGCATGAATGTGGGGAAAGGCCAACAGCCGCAAGGTGGGATCCGGCTCAGCTTCCCGTTGTTTGAGCAAGTAGCGCAAAATGCGTCGTTCTTCCCGCCGTTGCGCCTGCATCTTCTCATAGCGGGCGATATCTTCGTCGGCAATGCCTCCCAAGAGACGGTCGATCTCCTCCAGCTCGGCGCGCGTGTGCAGGATCTCCTGTTGTTCGGGCAACTTTTGCAACGAGAGCAAATACTGGCCGAAGCTGCGGTTGATCAGATCCCGTGCTGCTTCCAAAGAGTGCTTTTGCAGCAGGTTCAGCACCATGCCATAGGTGGGGGTAAACTGGCTCACCAAGGGATCCGCTCCAGAGGTGGCCAGCCGCGCAGCTTCTTGGGCCCCCTCAAACGGGGATTGCACCGTCACCACATGGCCGATGATGTCCTTGCCCCGCCGTCCGGCTCGGCCCGACATTTGCATGAACTCGGAAGCGGTCAAGAGGCGGTGGCCGTTGTCGGTGCGCTTGGAAAGGGAAGAGATCACCGTGGTTCGCGCAGGCATGTTGATCCCGGCGGCCAAAGTCTCAGTGGCGAAGACCAGCTTCACTAGCCCCTGCTGAAACAGATGCTCCACCAGTCCCTTCCAGGCAGGCAACATGCCGGCATGGTGAGCGGCAATACCCCGGTAAAGGGCATCCAACTGATCTCGTCGGACAGCTTCGGGCGTTTCTCGACAAAAGCGGTCGATCTGCTCGGCCAACTGCTGCCGTTCTTCCTCGCTGGCTACCAAGTCCAGATCCCTTACGCTGGCCACGGCCATATCACAGCCTTTGCGACTGAAGATGAAATAGATGGCCGGCAGCATGTCCCGCTGGCGCAAGTTTTCCAACACCTGCGCTATGTCCGGCACTCCTGCCCAGGAGGGCTCGTGGGAGTTGGGCCGTTTGCTTTTCAAGCGGCGGTTGCGAACCCACTGCCCCGACTCGGTTTGCTCCAGCAGGGGGAACAGCCCTTTGCGATTGGCAAAGTGAAATTGCAGCGGCACCGGGCGGTGGTTGGAGTCGATCAGATGGGTGGGGCCATGCACCTGGTTCATCCAATCGGTGAGCTGGTCGCTGTTGGCCAGGGTGGCAGAAAGGGCAATGAGCTGGATCGTGGGGGGGCAGTAGATGATTGCTTCTTCCCAGACGGTGCCCCGCTGCTGGTCGTTCATGTAATGGCATTCGTCCAAGATCACCGCCTGCACATCCCGCAAGGGATCCACCTCGCCCTCTGAGAATTCTGTGCCGTCATCGCGTTCGCCGTAGGCATACCTTTGCACTGCCAAGGATATCGGTGTGCCGTAGAGCATGTTGCGGAAGATCTCGGTGGTCATCACCAAGACCGGTGCATCCCGGTTGATGGAAATGTCGCCGGTGAGCAGGCCAACCCGTTCCGGGCCAAATTGCTGGCCAAAATCCCGGAACTTTTGGTTGGAGAGGGCCTTCAGGGGCGTTGTATAGAAAACCCGCTTGCCCTGGGATAAGGCTCGATAGATCGCATATTCTCCAATCAGGGTCTTGCCGGATCCCGTGGGAGCACAAACCACCACCGATTCCCCAGCAGCCAGAACCTGAATGGCTCGGATCTGAAAGTCGTCCAGCTCGAAGGGGAAAAGCTGCCGCAACTCGTCCAGCAAATCGGTTGCCGGGGGGAGAAGCGCACTCATGGGATCCAAATCAACATTGGGAAACCTGGAAACCCGCCCAATTCACTGCTTCCTGTGGGTTGTACCTTCTAGGATACAAGCTTTCTTGGGGCGTCGACTGCTCCCCTGCAAAAAGCGCCAGTTACTCTGCTTCTTTGGATCAAGAACAGCAGCTCAAGCAAGTGCTAAAATGGGGTGCCGTTGCCGGATGCTATCGTGCTGGTCGTCATCGACAACTACGACAGCTTTACCTACAACTTGGTGCAGTACCTGGGGGAGTTGGGAGCTCAGCTTCAGGTTTTTCGCAATGACCAGCTCTCCGTTGACGACCTGCGCCGAATGCAGCCGCAAGCTGTAGTTATCTCTCCTGGGCCAGGGCGGCCAGAAGATGCTGGGATCTCGCTGGAGTTGATTCGGGAGCTGGGGCCAGAGCTGCCGATTTTGGGGGTTTGTCTGGGGCACCAGTGCATTGGCCAGGTCTATGGTGGTCAGATCGTGCGCGCACCTGAGCTGATGCATGGCAAAACCTCGCTCATTTACCATCGAGGGGTGGGGGTGTTTGAGGGGTTGAGCCAGCCTTTCACGGCCACCCGCTACCACAGCTTGGTGATCGAGCCTTCTACGTGTCCTGACGAGCTGGAGGTGACGGCTCAAACAG
Proteins encoded in this region:
- a CDS encoding TldD/PmbA family protein, with the translated sequence MLLLSKELPNLNYRHTLQRFDEDWRDPLSALLGWGRAAGADLVEIFLERGNSISCLAEDDAITSITPRLSTGAGVRVFRGLADCYVSTNDLSFAGLKAALEKGLSLMGLTPPGPTALVSAINLEMLQDYGERRRKDGWLKECSPIAEMGEILLKANEQLGRQARHVQSRRTTYFRDWQEILVACSDGTFVRDVRLTQSVSSTLLCADGSHRASVSQRSGGTGDPNFLRRWDLEAHSRELAEAAGQMLYADYVESGTYPIVMSNAFGGVIFHEACGHLLETTQIERKTTPFADKKGQKIAHKNLTAWDEGLSEGAFGSLDVDDEGMPVQRTLLIEKGILKNFLADRAGSMRTGHPRTGSGRRQNYTFAPASRMRNTYIAPGDAELDDLFASIDKGIYCKRMGGGSVGPTGQFNFAVEEAYLIENGKITKPLKGATLIGEAKDILTKISMCSKDLSLAAGFCGSVSGSIYVTVGQPHIKVDSITVGGR
- a CDS encoding IS5-like element ISSoc13 family transposase (programmed frameshift), which translates into the protein MKLVFLDENKWQKILAFLQTEERVNIGKEANCKQFIEAVLWIARSGAPWRYLPEGYGKWYTIYQRFHRWSRFGVWERMFKYFIDDPDLEHLIIDSTMVRAHSCAAGKKGEQALGRSRGGYSTKIHVSVDGLGNPLELRITGGEKSDITQGEELIEGWQRKDTKVIGDKGYDADKLIEKIGEAQAVIPPKRNRKTQRHYDKHLYKERHLIECFFHKLKQYRHLFSRFDKLARNFLSFLYLVSALFWLK
- a CDS encoding DUF4351 domain-containing protein, giving the protein MRSLDMRESVIYQEWRAEALREGLEEGRKEGRREGLQLGLQQGLQQGLQQGLQQGLQHGEATLVLRLLRRKLGSLDPALENKIWALSTSQLEALGEALLDFNSLEDLTAWLARQLETAGAPLSAHRARVGRNVSKMQ
- a CDS encoding TldD/PmbA family protein, encoding MVQVEVLAEQTQSCARRLGIPQFDLYGAQVDETSVQVDHGEPRQVKASHRCSVTVRAWNDQGQVGVTSTTDVDEAGLELALQTAFEASHFGVREHAPQFSPEATLPIAQPCNDKGPLALAGDLLEQLVAAEKALLGSHPAIQGVPYNGLAQRQINRFYLNSHQALRQEEHTLASVFLYSKAEQEGRKPRSAGAMRVARSLDELDIQGCVQEAAEKLISHLEYERIPSGKYTVVFSGEAFLSLLGAFSNVFNAQNILDNQSLSTPESLGKTIASPLLSVCDDALHPTNVGAISFDGEGTPTRRVPLITNGVLTHFLHSAGTAKRLGAKPTGHANIGAKVTVAAHYYHVFAGAPPESTYDLATAENVVWIDELQALHAGVKPLQGSFSLPFQGWWVRQGERISIEAATVAGDFLELLKSIFYVEPEPQVTPGGLCPRIWVADLSITGQ
- a CDS encoding MBL fold metallo-hydrolase, whose amino-acid sequence is MQLTRIDLNSWLIHTREQTFLLDPWLVDPLVFLGIPWFIRLEHRQPLPFTPETLPKIDGILLSQAQPDHCHPPTLQRLDKRIPVLASPAAARVVKSLGFATVQALDPWQSVRWGDLRVTAIPGAPLGPVRELGYLLEEVPSQTRLYYEPHLSQPDVRPRLQQEFGSIHTLLIPVVGQIFPLLGEVIMGPERALEVVAALRPQQVIPTAMGEVDYHGWFAAQIRPLGSLQEFREKLAALNAATSQSIQLCCPAPGETVSLSVVAKT
- a CDS encoding DUF2358 domain-containing protein → MSLPSQAPPSADLVAILRADYARFPRDQTYAIYDPQVYFRDPLNEFRGLDRYRRMIEGIGRWLQDIRLDLQDIRQTGNQIRTEWILSGALALPWRPRLCIPGWTEMQINETGLIGSHVDYWRCSRRQVLLQMFRPGDPKGSR
- a CDS encoding DEAD/DEAH box helicase, with the protein product MSALLPPATDLLDELRQLFPFELDDFQIRAIQVLAAGESVVVCAPTGSGKTLIGEYAIYRALSQGKRVFYTTPLKALSNQKFRDFGQQFGPERVGLLTGDISINRDAPVLVMTTEIFRNMLYGTPISLAVQRYAYGERDDGTEFSEGEVDPLRDVQAVILDECHYMNDQQRGTVWEEAIIYCPPTIQLIALSATLANSDQLTDWMNQVHGPTHLIDSNHRPVPLQFHFANRKGLFPLLEQTESGQWVRNRRLKSKRPNSHEPSWAGVPDIAQVLENLRQRDMLPAIYFIFSRKGCDMAVASVRDLDLVASEEERQQLAEQIDRFCRETPEAVRRDQLDALYRGIAAHHAGMLPAWKGLVEHLFQQGLVKLVFATETLAAGINMPARTTVISSLSKRTDNGHRLLTASEFMQMSGRAGRRGKDIIGHVVTVQSPFEGAQEAARLATSGADPLVSQFTPTYGMVLNLLQKHSLEAARDLINRSFGQYLLSLQKLPEQQEILHTRAELEEIDRLLGGIADEDIARYEKMQAQRREERRILRYLLKQREAEPDPTLRLLAFPHIHAQEEKIRALEAQIRENPAHQVGKKLLGLREKRQRLLKRLEHLERQSDSVQELRWQQFMALVGVLQDFNCLQEYQPTDSGEVVAALRGDNELWLALALLSGECQGCAPHHLAGVVAALVSEAPRSGTYSRLRTSGLVEDVLHGLRGLRRQLFRSQRQHQVFHVPIGFEPSLAGIVEHWAQGIPWETLEASTNLDAGDLVRLIRRTLDLLSQIPYVPHLPAELRENARQAQKMLDRFPVSELI
- a CDS encoding anthranilate synthase component II — protein: MLVVIDNYDSFTYNLVQYLGELGAQLQVFRNDQLSVDDLRRMQPQAVVISPGPGRPEDAGISLELIRELGPELPILGVCLGHQCIGQVYGGQIVRAPELMHGKTSLIYHRGVGVFEGLSQPFTATRYHSLVIEPSTCPDELEVTAQTGDGIIMGVRHRRYPHVQGVQFHPESILTAEGKRLLSNFLRSAKASTAAQPNVSQKPQETVAVVTSGIPTP